From Kwoniella europaea PYCC6329 chromosome 3, complete sequence, one genomic window encodes:
- a CDS encoding histone acetyltransferase ESA1, which produces MAPSTPSTPHGSGRAGSEGGSPAPTVAAPGSYALDDVIPGVKIFVRKPLPNGQDEQRKAEILSTRPKPKPSAFAPPPPPDAPPPDPRDDTEYYVHYVEFNKRLDEWVGGSRLIIEKEMEWPKPKEEDKKKKEKVGKATPGASTPTRMTGSPRPSGSLLKKAATKAASAVGKAQHPLSKGTPQGKVPQKRRGKDATSSIADDDEDGEEDDEVVDGDGDISMAGSDGDLDGDGEIDLSGPQNPQAAPKVFSKKQEIEKLRTSGSMTQSHSEVSRVKNLDKLQIGKHEVETWYFSPYPVEYAHLPVLYICEFCLLYYPSFTQLKRHRSKCTLLHPPGNEIYRYDDISFFEIDGRRQRTWCRNLCLISKCFLDHKTLYYDVDPFMYYCMTIKDEYGCHLIGYFSKEKESPEGYNVACILTLPQHQRKGYGRLLIEFSYELSKVEGKLGSPEKPLSDLGLLGYRAYWQEKIVELLLNSDDEISLEEIAQKTSITHGDIMHTCQALQMIKYYKGGHIIHLTDAVLEQHRKTMSKNRRSINPAALKWKPPVFSRAQLAFGF; this is translated from the exons ATGGCTCCTTCAACGCCTTCCACACCGCACGGGAGTGGAAGGGCTGGTAGTGAAGGTGGTTCACCCGCACCCACTGTCGCTGCACCGGGATCATATGCTCtagat GATGTGATACCCGGAGTCAAAATATTCGTTCGAAAACCTTTGCCAAACGGACAAGATGAACAGCGAAAAGCTGAGATTCTATCAACACgacccaaacccaaaccatCCGCATTTGcgccccctcctcctcccgaCGCACCACCTCCAGATCCAAGGGATGACACAGAATACTACGTCCATTATGTCGAGTTCAACAAGCGATTGGACGAATGGGTAGGTGGAAGTAGGTTGATCatcgagaaggagatggaatggCCAAAGccaaaagaagaggataagaagaagaaggaaaaagtTGGAAAGGCTACACCTGGTGCTTCGACGCCTACCCGAATGACTGGATCACCTAGACCTTCAGGTAGCCTGTTGAAGAAGGCAGCTACGAAAGCGGCATCTGCTGTTGGGAAAGCACAGCATCCTCTGTCAAAGGGTACTCCACAAGGTAAAGTACCACAGAAGAGAAGGGGTAAAGATGCTACGAGTTCAATtgcggatgatgatgaagacggggaagaagatgatgaagtggttgatggagatggagatatcAGTATGGCAGGATCAGATGGTGATTtagatggtgatggcgaAATAGATTTATCTGGACCACAGAATCCTCAAGCTGCTCCCAAAGTATTTTCGAAGAAACAGGAAATTGAAAAATTACGAACATCAGGATCGATGACTCAATCTCATTCTGAAGTTAGTCGAGTCAAGAATTTAGATAAACTCCAGATAGGTAAACATGAAGTTGAAACTTGGTATTTCTCACCTTATCCTGTTGAATACGCCCATTTACCTGTACTATACATCTGCGAATTCTGTCTACTCTATTACCCCTCTTTCACCCAACTGAAAAGGCATCGATCGAAATGTACTCTACTCCATCCACCGGGCAACGAGATCTACCGATACGACGACATATCATTTTTCGAAATTGACGGTAGACGCCAGAGAACATGGTGTAGGAACCTATGTCTAATATCGAAATGTTTCCTGGATCACAAGACGTTGTACTACGATGTGGACCCTTTCATGTACTATTGCATGACGATCAAAGACGAATATGGTTGTCATCTAATCGGTTACTTCTCAAAGGAGAAAGAGTCGCCTGAGGGATACAACGTAGCTTGTATCTTGACTTTACCACAGCATCAACGTAAAGGTTATGGTAGATTGTTAATCGAATTCTCGTATGAGCTATCAAAAGTGGAAGGTAAATTGGGATCTCCAGAAAAACCATTATCGGATTTAGGTCTATTAGGTTACAGAGCCTACTGGCAAGAAAAGATAGTAGAATTGTTGTTGaacagtgatgatgagatatcgCTGGAAGAGATCGCTCAGAAAACTTCAATCACTCATGGTGATATCATGCATAC CTGTCAAGCACTTCAAATGATCAAGTACTACAAAGGTGGACATATAATTCACCTGACCGATGCCGTGCTGGAACAACACCGAAAGACCATGTCGAAGAATCGAAGGTCGATCAATCCTGCAGCACTGAAGTGGAAACCTCCTGTATTCTCAAGAGCTCAGTTGGCCTTCGGATTCTAA